The genome window TCAACCTGAGTTATCTATCCTCAGCCCAAACATAGTATTTAGGCCCAAACTGTTTCTTTTAGTATAAAAGTTTTGTTCTTTCAAAAACCTGATGACCAATAATTTATATGGAATTTGATATTAAAGTtcaaattaaacattaaaagcACATCTATTTATTCTTCACTCTCTCACTAACAAAATTGTGACAACGAAATCAAAATCGTGTtacaaacggatgaatttttgCAAGTTTGGCCATGAATTTACAATGAACTATCTTGTTCAGGCCTCTCTAAAACAGATTTATTTATATTCTTTATTATTAGAGCCATATTCTAATCTAAACTACAAAAAGGTGCTTGAAATTTGGGCAAGGACGGGTGAAGCACTAACAAGTTCTATCAAGTGAGGATGTTTTTACCCTTGTAACTTCATGCATTCCATGATGCGGCCAGCTTTCGCAGTTTTACCCATTTGTCACCTACTGATCTTCAGAAGTTTTCAGGTCATCTCCTACTAACTTCTTTACGTTACCTTCTGCTTACCTTTTGGAAAGAAATAGTTCCTTGCTGGAAGcaattagggtgcgtttggtacgcagacgggacggaacggaacgggacgggacggaacggaacggaacgggacgggacggaacgaaggtgtaatttttgaaaaatacatggggtatatttgtcttaaaatggtaaaacagtgtgttccacagacgtggaacaaacccgttccagggggggaggtgggacgcaaaaacacccaaaatctgtcccgtggaacagcccgttccacccatttttggcgtacCAAACGCgagacggaacgcctcgtcccgttccgtcccgtcccgtcccacgtaccaaacgcacccttaatcCTCCATTTTGACACATGCAGACATTTTATAGAATCAAACATTTTATTTGTAACGTGTCAAACTGTGATTAGTATGGCGCGATTGGCATGTGATTGATGGGGAAGTAAGAATGCTATTTCCAATATTTTCCTTATGGAGAAACTCCTCCTATTTTGTATAAGACCGTACCTCCATCCACACCAGTCACAGGGAGGAGAAAATCCACTTTGTGTAAAAACAAATCTCATGTGTACATCGTCCATAATCTGTATCATATATACATTACTATCTCCATGTTCCAAAGCAAGCTAGAATATCTCATCTGTCGTTCTACGCCATGTACATCAGTGACTAAGCTCccattgaaagaaagaaaaacatatcatacaaagaaaagaatagGAAATGAGATGGACTCGGAGGTGGATGAGACTCCTCGTCTCAGTTCCGGCATCTCCATTTTGACGTTGGCACACAGCTTAGGTAATGGCACCAGCCGCAGTGCTTATTTAAGTTCTCTCCCTTGAACAGCAACACCAATCCCGTAGTTAATCTGCGTttaacaagaaaatgaaaattaatcatCTCAAAAGACGCCTCGTGTCTGCAAATGTGTATACTGAAACTCCTCCAATACAAGGAAGTTGAATTGTATGCAAAATTCAAACAATGATTTGACAATCCGGCAACAAGCTTACCCGGCAATCAGTAAGGCAGAGGCAACCACCACAAGAACATATTGGTAAGCCTTGTGCTTAGATTTGACACGAGCATTGGCTGGAAGATTCCGAGACTCTATCCATCCAAACTGGGGACGAAGTAGAAAAATAAAGCCAAGGAGAAACCCGGTCAAGAATCCGCCAATGTGAGCGAAGTTGCCAACACGAGGAAGAATTCCAACTGCTAAGTTAATGGCGATAATGACTACGAGCGTTAATAGAGCCGCAGCCTGGACAAGCAAGAGAAGAGAATTTGTCAATGACTACAAAACATTCAAATTTTAGCACGAAGCCATGACACAAATACAAGCGTCAAAACCATTAACAGAATATCAACTTCACTTGATAGAAATGAAAAAGGCTTAATCGGATAAAtagtccccgtggtcataacgTATTCGGAAggtagcccctgtggtaaaaaaaatcggatttaaacccttgtggtctaagtctgttaggatttataccCAAAATTGAAACTTTCGTCATTCCTTCGTTAGTATCATGCACGTGAGTATCACATGTGGGGATAAGATGGTCATTTTCCCTCAAActcttccttctctcccaaagctcACCATCTTTTCTTCTCTGCGTTCACAAAGACGCCGAGCCCCAAAGAAAGGCCATCACCAGACCACCACCACAACCGTGtcactctctcttcttttctccctCAACACTTAACTCCCTAGTTTCTCTAACCTCTCATCTTCTTTGTACAACAACATAGATGgactaaaccctaaaccaccTCGCAGTTTTCAAATGAAAATCCATCAATTCCTAGTCAGATTGGACGAGACTTAGACCACGGATCACTTCCCCTTCATCCTGAGGTTCGGATTCGAGCTTGGGAGACTTGAATCTGCCTCTATTTCGCGAGAAACCAAAAGCCCAATTTCGGGCTGACAACCTCAGGCCGTTCTCAGGCATTATCCGGCCACAACTTGGTGTAAAAAGGGTATATTTCTACTCTTTGATCTGTGATCTTCGTTTTGAGATAAATTTGGTGTGTTTTGGTAAAGATTTTAGGGTGAATGGAGCAGAAAATTTTCCGGCTAGCCGGTGCCCGTTTTCTGGGGCGCATTGGGAGCGAAGGGAGAGTTTGAAGGAGAGAGATTGGGATGAGGGGCCCaaaaattttttgtttataatgaAACGGGGATGAAACGGGAGATGAAATGACCATCTTATCCTCACATGTGACACTCACGTGCATGATACTAATGGAGGAATGAAGGAAGTTTCAATtttgggcataaatcctaacagacttagaccacaagggtttaaatccaaatttttttaccacaggggctaccTTTCGAATATCTTATGACCACGAGGAttatttatccgattaggccaatGAAAATTTGAGGACAAACCTTATTGGTGTATATGCTCCAGTTAGTGATAAGCTCTGATAACATAGCTCCGAGAAGTCCAAACAAAGCGCCAGAAGCTCCAACAGAAATATTATTGCTCTGAATGAAAAGGGCAGATAATATGCTTCCACCAAATCCTGACAACAGGTAGATTATCCCCACACGTACTGCCAGATCATTCAAACATATAATTGAGGTCAGAACGCAACAAAAACATCATGAAAAGATGTAAAAAGAAATACATTAGTAAGAAACCAACAAGGCTTAGAATATCTAAACAATTATCAACATAGAAGAGAACATATATATTTGATTTTCTATATTTCACATATTTGATGACGTAGGAAGAGAACTAGCATACTGAATCCAAATTGTTGTTCAAGACGGATGCCAATAAAGATCAAGCTCAGCATGTTTACAAGCAAATGGATGACACCGGCATGCAACCACATACATGTGAAAAGTCTCCACCCTTGATGCCCATGTACAACCTTGAACCATTCAAGAGCTCCCAATTTTTTCAATCTGCAAAAGCAGGAATTATGACTCAGATAATGCAAATCGaataggaagaaagaaaaaagtacTTGCCCGTCGAGAAACACCAGAAAACCACTTCCATTGAATAATTACAAGCACAAAAGAAACTTATAAATTAAGAAGCAGATAAACACTCCGGTCCTTTAACTATGACACGACAGGATTAATCACCCAAAAGGTCATCACTTTTTTACCAGAAAAAGGGGTCATtcttctaagtcctgaaggaaATATTGTCCTGACATAACCTTGTTGGATTAATCAGCAACTTTTCGGTTCCAAGCAAACCAAACACAACCAAATAACAAAGAATGAAGAAGTTGAAAAGTCCCACCAATGTATGGAACCAAATAACTAGGAACATCATAGAATTAGAACCAGTCCCAATTCACATCAATACGAATtagaatcaaaatttaaaaacaactgCAACAACAAAGAACAAATGAGTATCCACATAGC of Malus sylvestris chromosome 6, drMalSylv7.2, whole genome shotgun sequence contains these proteins:
- the LOC126626341 gene encoding RHOMBOID-like protein 2 isoform X3; amino-acid sequence: MADPERGPPEKPRPNNYSYNSNQYYVGTSEAQWTSWLIPMFVVANIVVFIVAMIINNCPKHNLGFDGKCVAKFLVRLSFQPLKENPLFGPSSRTLKKLGALEWFKVVHGHQGWRLFTLRVGIIYLLSGFGGSILSALFIQSNNISVGASGALFGLLGAMLSELITNWSIYTNKAAALLTLVVIIAINLAVGILPRVGNFAHIGGFLTGFLLGFIFLLRPQFGWIESRNLPANARVKSKHKAYQYVLVVVASALLIAG
- the LOC126626341 gene encoding RHOMBOID-like protein 2 isoform X1 encodes the protein MADPERGPPEKPRPNNYSYNSNQYYVGTSEAQWTSWLIPMFVVANIVVFIVAMIINNCPKHNLGFDGKCVAKFLVRLSFQPLKENPLFGPSSRTLKKLGALEWFKVVHGHQGWRLFTCMWLHAGVIHLLVNMLSLIFIGIRLEQQFGFIRVGIIYLLSGFGGSILSALFIQSNNISVGASGALFGLLGAMLSELITNWSIYTNKAAALLTLVVIIAINLAVGILPRVGNFAHIGGFLTGFLLGFIFLLRPQFGWIESRNLPANARVKSKHKAYQYVLVVVASALLIAGLTTGLVLLFKGENLNKHCGWCHYLSCVPTSKWRCRN
- the LOC126626341 gene encoding RHOMBOID-like protein 2 isoform X2, which codes for MADPERGPPEKPRPNNYSYNSNQYYVGTSEAQWTSWLIPMFVVANIVVFIVAMIINNCPKHNLGFDGKCVAKFLVRLSFQPLKENPLFGPSSRTLKKLGALEWFKVVHGHQGWRLFTLRVGIIYLLSGFGGSILSALFIQSNNISVGASGALFGLLGAMLSELITNWSIYTNKAAALLTLVVIIAINLAVGILPRVGNFAHIGGFLTGFLLGFIFLLRPQFGWIESRNLPANARVKSKHKAYQYVLVVVASALLIAGLTTGLVLLFKGENLNKHCGWCHYLSCVPTSKWRCRN